One window from the genome of Gimesia aquarii encodes:
- a CDS encoding class I tRNA ligase family protein — protein MFQKVTDASFIEGEHDVLKFWEDNRIFDQLRQKNKGKPKWSFIDGPMTANNPMGVHHAWGRAYKDAYQRYYAMTGHELRFQNGFDCQGLWVEVEVEKELGYGTKQEVVEDGIDKFVNECKKRVLRFAARQTEQSVRLGYWMDWDDPEQLRALAEFVGTDADFNFTAPSGQQVTDTADMLVSRLGNAEWGGSYFTFSTENNETIWTFLKKCFERGKVYRGYDVMPWSGRGGSAYSQMEVADGRKLSVHRSVFVRFPLKDRENEYLLIWTTTPWTLTSNVAAAINPELDYVKLRAKKDDAVYYFAKDNLEYQRLSKEYKEGFGRPEWSWPKDVPKLKTLAQIFKEQGGYEILDTIKGAEMVGWEYTGPFDDLPAQQSPGGYPSDETLLDKTGITCHQVVDGGRDFKGNPHVVAGEGTGIVHTAPGCGDVDHQLGKQLGLVAIAPLGEDGRFGEGFGEFTDVEAIDPATPDLVFELLKQKGLLVSVEQYPHIYPHCWRTGDELIFRLVDEWFINMDWREEIKDVTRQIDWVPSSIDGEQHELEWLTNMRDWMVSKKRFWGLALPIWVDEETEDFEVIGSLAELKERAVEGWEALEGHTPHRPWIDEVKLRNPKTGNLMSRIPDVGNPWLDAGIVPFSTMQYNTNPEEWKKWYPADLVSECFPGQFRNWFYALLSMATMMDGTPPFKTLLGYRLVLNEEGKPMHKSDGTAIWFEEAAEQLGVDTMRWMYLAHNPASDLRFGMRHPDQEVTLVTPEGPINQTKEGAPTCLVESKPADEIRRQVLIPLWNSYAFFVNYARLDEFDPSLESVPVAERPEIDRWILSNLQSLLATAKTEIAAYNYAAFLKKATAFIDDLSNWYIRRNRRRFWRSQDANDTDKLAAYQTLFEVLVTLSKALAPSIPFLTERIYQNLVTSWDQTAPPSVHLCDYPQCDSTLLDEELNFHASQAQIVVKLGHKLRDESNQRVRQPLAELRFACQTPKQMDAIESLANTIEEELNIKKVTRCENLDELVSYTYKPNLKTLGPKYGKLLGMLRQQLPELGDAVLGPLRRGESVSLELSENQIDLQPEDVLVGTEQAADWVCADDQGIQIAISTKLTPELEEEGMARDFVRQVQQLRKEADLEIEDRINIYFNSNGATEVEKSVTGWSEYILGETLGDTLNQSDDTDDTKEVTIGSSKVSIRIEKS, from the coding sequence ATGTTTCAAAAAGTAACTGACGCCAGCTTCATTGAAGGTGAACACGATGTCCTCAAATTCTGGGAAGACAATCGGATTTTTGACCAGCTTCGCCAGAAAAACAAAGGAAAACCCAAATGGAGTTTTATTGATGGTCCCATGACTGCCAATAACCCGATGGGAGTTCACCATGCGTGGGGCAGGGCATACAAAGACGCCTACCAACGCTATTACGCGATGACAGGACACGAACTCCGTTTTCAAAATGGATTTGATTGCCAGGGTCTCTGGGTGGAAGTGGAAGTGGAAAAAGAGCTTGGCTATGGAACCAAGCAGGAAGTCGTCGAAGACGGTATTGACAAGTTCGTGAATGAGTGTAAAAAGCGAGTGTTGCGTTTTGCAGCCCGACAGACCGAGCAGTCGGTTCGCCTGGGTTACTGGATGGACTGGGATGACCCTGAACAGCTACGAGCGTTAGCCGAATTCGTTGGTACGGACGCAGATTTCAATTTCACAGCTCCCAGTGGTCAGCAGGTTACAGATACCGCTGATATGTTGGTCTCACGTCTGGGAAACGCCGAATGGGGTGGAAGTTACTTTACATTCTCCACCGAAAATAATGAAACAATCTGGACTTTTCTCAAAAAGTGTTTTGAACGGGGTAAGGTTTATCGTGGTTATGATGTGATGCCCTGGTCCGGACGGGGAGGCAGTGCTTACAGTCAGATGGAAGTCGCTGACGGACGAAAGCTTTCTGTCCATCGTTCAGTTTTCGTCAGGTTCCCGCTGAAAGATCGTGAGAATGAATATCTGCTGATCTGGACGACCACTCCCTGGACTCTGACCAGTAATGTCGCCGCTGCCATTAATCCAGAATTGGACTATGTTAAATTACGCGCCAAGAAAGATGATGCAGTCTATTATTTTGCAAAAGATAACCTGGAATATCAAAGATTAAGCAAAGAATACAAAGAAGGTTTTGGTCGACCGGAATGGTCGTGGCCTAAGGATGTACCCAAGCTGAAAACACTGGCGCAAATCTTCAAAGAGCAGGGGGGTTACGAAATTCTCGACACGATCAAAGGAGCCGAGATGGTGGGTTGGGAATATACAGGCCCTTTTGATGATCTTCCTGCTCAGCAATCGCCAGGTGGCTATCCCAGTGATGAAACACTACTGGATAAAACAGGAATCACCTGTCATCAAGTCGTTGATGGCGGCCGCGATTTTAAGGGCAATCCACATGTTGTTGCAGGTGAGGGAACGGGTATCGTACATACAGCTCCTGGCTGCGGCGATGTCGATCATCAGTTGGGGAAACAACTAGGACTCGTCGCAATCGCTCCTTTAGGCGAGGACGGGCGATTTGGAGAAGGGTTTGGGGAATTCACTGATGTAGAAGCCATTGATCCAGCAACACCTGATTTAGTCTTTGAATTGTTGAAACAAAAAGGCCTTCTGGTTTCAGTCGAACAATATCCACACATTTATCCGCACTGTTGGCGAACTGGTGATGAATTGATCTTCCGACTTGTTGATGAATGGTTTATCAACATGGACTGGCGAGAAGAAATCAAAGATGTGACCAGACAGATTGACTGGGTTCCCTCAAGCATTGATGGTGAACAGCATGAACTGGAATGGCTCACCAATATGCGAGACTGGATGGTATCCAAAAAGCGATTCTGGGGCTTAGCGCTCCCGATTTGGGTTGATGAAGAAACGGAGGATTTCGAGGTCATTGGATCTCTGGCTGAGTTAAAAGAACGCGCCGTGGAAGGCTGGGAAGCACTCGAAGGGCATACCCCCCACCGTCCCTGGATCGACGAAGTAAAACTCCGTAATCCCAAAACCGGCAACCTGATGTCACGCATCCCCGATGTGGGTAATCCCTGGCTGGACGCGGGCATTGTTCCTTTCTCAACCATGCAATACAACACAAATCCAGAAGAGTGGAAAAAATGGTATCCAGCAGATCTTGTTTCTGAGTGCTTCCCCGGTCAATTCCGAAACTGGTTCTATGCATTGCTCTCGATGGCAACCATGATGGATGGGACACCTCCCTTTAAAACCCTACTAGGCTATCGTCTGGTTTTGAATGAAGAAGGGAAGCCAATGCATAAATCGGATGGAACCGCGATCTGGTTTGAAGAAGCTGCTGAACAGTTGGGTGTCGACACCATGCGCTGGATGTATCTGGCACATAATCCGGCATCTGATCTGCGTTTTGGTATGCGACACCCGGATCAGGAAGTAACGCTAGTCACACCGGAAGGTCCAATCAATCAAACAAAAGAAGGTGCTCCCACCTGTCTGGTTGAAAGTAAGCCAGCGGATGAAATTCGACGTCAGGTGCTCATTCCACTCTGGAATTCTTATGCTTTCTTTGTCAACTATGCACGACTTGATGAATTTGACCCATCACTGGAAAGTGTTCCTGTCGCAGAACGGCCTGAAATCGATCGCTGGATTTTATCGAACCTGCAGTCATTACTGGCTACTGCGAAAACAGAAATTGCAGCTTATAACTATGCCGCTTTCTTGAAAAAAGCGACTGCGTTTATCGATGATCTATCGAATTGGTATATCAGGCGCAATCGGCGTCGTTTTTGGCGTTCTCAGGATGCAAATGATACGGATAAGCTCGCCGCTTATCAAACATTATTCGAAGTTCTGGTGACACTCTCGAAGGCATTAGCCCCCAGTATTCCATTCCTAACGGAAAGAATCTATCAGAATCTGGTGACTAGCTGGGACCAGACTGCTCCACCGAGCGTACACCTTTGCGATTATCCGCAATGCGATTCGACTCTCTTAGACGAAGAGCTCAATTTCCATGCTTCACAAGCGCAAATTGTAGTTAAATTAGGTCATAAACTACGAGATGAATCCAATCAACGCGTGCGGCAGCCTCTGGCAGAATTGAGATTCGCCTGCCAGACTCCAAAGCAGATGGACGCAATCGAAAGTCTCGCAAATACGATCGAAGAAGAATTAAATATTAAAAAAGTGACCCGCTGTGAAAACCTGGATGAACTTGTGAGCTATACCTACAAGCCAAATCTGAAAACGCTCGGCCCTAAATATGGGAAACTACTGGGCATGCTGCGCCAACAACTTCCTGAATTGGGCGATGCTGTGCTTGGACCACTCAGACGCGGTGAATCTGTCTCTCTCGAATTATCTGAAAACCAAATCGATCTGCAACCAGAAGATGTTTTGGTCGGAACAGAGCAAGCTGCCGACTGGGTCTGTGCTGACGATCAGGGAATTCAAATCGCCATCTCAACGAAATTGACACCTGAATTAGAAGAGGAAGGGATGGCCCGTGACTTTGTGCGGCAGGTACAACAACTTCGCAAAGAAGCCGATCTGGAAATTGAAGATCGCATCAATATCTATTTTAACTCCAATGGAGCAACAGAAGTCGAAAAATCTGTGACAGGCTGGTCTGAATACATTCTGGGAGAAACACTGGGTGACACTCTCAATCAATCAGACGACACTGATGACACAAAAGAGGTCACAATTGGTAGCTCCAAAGTATCAATTCGAATTGAAAAATCGTAA
- a CDS encoding ferredoxin--NADP reductase, which produces MNSSNTPSGESTPEIEELRSKHYNATIEDLRMPHEHLMIVRVKPDQEIPVFSGGQYTTLGLGSWEPRVDNGVLAELPKPKLIRRAYSISCPMVDSQGKLLSNDQIDYLEFYITLVLRPDSDDPPLTPRLFRLKVGDRLHLGKKPVGTYTLKPIQSNDNVIFAGTGTGEAPHNSMAVELLKRGHSGQIASMTCVRYRGDLGYLAQQEELQKQYSNYRYAAFTTREPENIDHSHPQYVGKQYLQDMILPDKFQEVFGWAAVPEQTHIFLCGNPSMIGLPEKNETGELEFPESKGMVELLTKQGYQLSSPKVPGNIHFEKYW; this is translated from the coding sequence ATGAATTCATCGAATACTCCGAGCGGAGAATCGACTCCTGAAATTGAAGAGTTACGCAGTAAACATTATAACGCAACGATCGAAGATCTGCGTATGCCTCACGAGCATTTGATGATTGTCCGAGTCAAGCCTGATCAAGAAATTCCTGTTTTTTCAGGCGGGCAATATACAACTTTAGGCTTGGGTTCCTGGGAACCGCGCGTCGATAATGGTGTGTTGGCAGAACTGCCCAAACCCAAATTGATCCGTCGTGCCTATTCGATCTCTTGTCCTATGGTGGACTCGCAAGGCAAACTACTTTCAAATGATCAGATCGATTATCTGGAATTTTATATTACTCTTGTTCTACGCCCTGATTCAGATGATCCCCCACTCACACCGCGCCTCTTTCGATTAAAAGTTGGCGATCGCCTGCACCTTGGCAAAAAACCAGTTGGCACCTATACGCTAAAACCTATTCAATCGAATGACAATGTCATTTTTGCGGGCACAGGTACCGGAGAAGCCCCTCATAATTCCATGGCCGTTGAATTGCTCAAGCGAGGTCACTCAGGACAAATTGCCTCGATGACCTGTGTACGTTATCGAGGAGACCTCGGGTATCTTGCACAACAAGAGGAGCTACAAAAACAATACTCGAATTACCGTTATGCCGCTTTCACGACGCGAGAGCCGGAGAATATTGATCACAGTCATCCACAGTATGTAGGTAAGCAATATTTACAGGACATGATCTTACCTGATAAATTTCAGGAAGTCTTTGGTTGGGCCGCCGTGCCTGAACAAACTCATATTTTTCTCTGCGGCAATCCATCGATGATCGGCCTGCCTGAAAAAAATGAAACGGGAGAACTCGAATTTCCTGAGTCGAAAGGCATGGTAGAGCTACTCACAAAGCAGGGCTATCAACTCTCAAGTCCCAAAGTTCCAGGAAATATTCATTTCGAGAAATACTGGTAA
- a CDS encoding MBL fold metallo-hydrolase, with the protein MRIVLLGTGGYHPNERRHTACLMIPELGIIFDAGTSFFRVPHHLQTRNLQIFMTHAHLDHIVGLSFFLVPMLSDQVDSVKVYGEESKLAAIQTHLFSDEIFPVLPDYEFISLPETVEVAGGGTLRHLPLEHPGGSIGYRVDWPDHSMAYITDTAHPEQHLEFVQGVDLLIHECYFPDEMSEWADKTGHSHTTPVAELARDAHVGKLILTHIDPQCAGDDPIGIKVAQKVFPNTILGEDLMEIDF; encoded by the coding sequence ATGCGAATCGTATTGTTGGGGACCGGTGGTTATCACCCAAATGAACGTCGACATACCGCTTGCTTAATGATCCCTGAATTAGGGATCATTTTTGATGCGGGAACCAGCTTTTTCCGCGTTCCCCACCATCTTCAAACACGGAATTTACAGATTTTCATGACGCATGCTCACCTGGATCATATTGTCGGCCTCTCTTTCTTTCTGGTTCCGATGCTGTCAGATCAGGTTGACTCCGTCAAGGTTTATGGTGAAGAATCAAAACTCGCTGCGATTCAAACTCATCTGTTTTCTGATGAAATCTTCCCCGTTCTTCCAGACTACGAGTTCATATCGCTACCAGAAACAGTCGAAGTCGCTGGCGGCGGAACTCTTCGACACTTACCGTTAGAACACCCAGGAGGCTCTATAGGCTATCGAGTCGATTGGCCAGACCACTCGATGGCATATATCACCGACACAGCTCATCCGGAACAGCATCTCGAATTTGTTCAAGGTGTTGATCTCTTGATTCACGAATGTTACTTTCCAGATGAGATGTCAGAGTGGGCAGATAAAACCGGACACAGCCACACAACACCTGTTGCTGAACTTGCCAGGGATGCCCATGTTGGAAAATTGATTTTGACGCACATCGATCCTCAATGTGCAGGCGATGATCCAATCGGAATCAAAGTTGCCCAAAAGGTCTTTCCTAATACAATATTGGGAGAAGATCTAATGGAAATTGATTTTTAG
- a CDS encoding tRNA (cytidine(34)-2'-O)-methyltransferase, with product MSSSSEPLLHIVLYQPDIPQNTGNIGRTCVAIGAKLWLVRPLGFKLDEKHLRRAGMDYWQHLDWEAVDSLEEVQSRLSDRTWWKLTKFATRYVWDAKLESGHVLLFGSESNGLPPRILEESPNSNLKLPMREQVRSLNLASTATAVMYEAVRQMGGLPH from the coding sequence ATGTCATCATCTTCTGAACCTTTACTGCATATTGTACTTTACCAACCAGATATTCCCCAAAACACAGGAAATATCGGTCGTACCTGCGTCGCCATCGGTGCCAAATTGTGGTTAGTCAGACCACTCGGTTTTAAGCTGGATGAAAAGCATCTGCGGCGTGCTGGTATGGATTACTGGCAACATCTGGATTGGGAAGCCGTCGATAGTCTGGAGGAAGTTCAATCACGACTCTCTGACAGGACATGGTGGAAGCTGACAAAGTTCGCAACCCGCTATGTATGGGATGCAAAGTTAGAATCGGGCCATGTTTTGCTGTTTGGAAGCGAAAGCAATGGGCTTCCCCCCCGAATCTTGGAGGAGTCACCCAATAGCAATCTGAAACTACCAATGCGGGAACAGGTTCGTAGTCTGAATCTGGCGAGTACTGCAACAGCTGTGATGTATGAAGCCGTTCGCCAGATGGGAGGTCTGCCGCATTAA
- a CDS encoding aldo/keto reductase: MDYRNLGKAGVRVSPICLGTMMFGGPTNEADSISIMHKAIDLGINFFDTANMYSTGGSESVVGKALKDRRDKVILATKGRAPMGDGPNDAGASRVHLMRELDRSLQRLGTDYVDIYYVHTPDYQTPIEETLRTLDDMVRSGKVHYIACSNFRAWRLMEALGTSDIRNLHAFSCVQPLYNIMNRDIEVELLPLCQEKGIGVVSYSPLARGILTGKYRKDQPFPEGSRASRNDKRMNEAELRDVSIELSQEIATYCDQKGVSMTNFALAWCLANPTLTSIIIGPRTMEQFDDNLGCLDVKITDEDEAFIDSLVPPGEHSGKGFQDPQYPVTGRGK, from the coding sequence ATGGATTACCGTAACTTAGGAAAAGCTGGCGTTCGAGTCTCACCGATTTGCCTGGGCACAATGATGTTTGGAGGGCCCACCAATGAGGCAGATTCTATCTCCATCATGCATAAAGCGATTGATCTCGGGATTAACTTCTTCGACACCGCAAATATGTATAGTACCGGTGGTTCAGAATCTGTTGTCGGGAAAGCTCTGAAAGATCGTCGTGACAAAGTGATTTTAGCCACAAAAGGACGCGCGCCTATGGGCGATGGACCCAATGATGCGGGTGCCAGCAGAGTCCACCTCATGCGTGAACTGGACCGCAGCCTGCAGCGTCTAGGTACTGATTATGTCGACATCTACTATGTGCATACTCCGGACTACCAGACTCCGATCGAAGAAACGCTTCGCACTCTGGACGATATGGTTCGATCTGGTAAGGTGCACTATATTGCTTGCTCCAACTTCCGTGCGTGGCGTTTAATGGAGGCACTTGGAACCAGTGATATTCGAAATCTACATGCTTTCAGTTGCGTACAGCCTTTATACAACATCATGAACCGGGACATCGAGGTAGAACTGTTACCACTTTGTCAGGAAAAGGGGATTGGCGTTGTCAGCTATAGTCCCCTTGCCAGAGGAATTTTGACAGGCAAATATCGAAAAGATCAGCCATTTCCGGAAGGTAGCCGTGCTTCTCGAAATGATAAACGCATGAATGAAGCAGAACTTCGTGATGTCAGTATCGAACTTTCACAGGAAATTGCGACTTACTGTGATCAAAAAGGGGTTTCAATGACAAACTTTGCGCTGGCTTGGTGCCTGGCGAATCCGACTCTCACTTCAATCATCATCGGCCCTCGAACAATGGAACAGTTCGACGATAATTTGGGTTGCCTGGATGTCAAAATTACAGATGAAGACGAGGCCTTTATCGACTCACTTGTTCCTCCAGGCGAACACAGTGGCAAAGGATTTCAGGATCCCCAATATCCGGTAACAGGTCGAGGAAAATAG
- a CDS encoding methyltransferase domain-containing protein, which translates to MTKEASTKPFLSQMLLETLRNPENRLPLEFDNKHQLLVDQQTNQSYPVVTGIPRFVEQEHLSSFGLQWNKYEVAHADEDRATFTAKTGLPLSELKGLKILDAGCGGGRYSKVAAEAGGIVFGADHTTAVEKAEQLCNHLENVHLVQADLKHLPFEPSSFDFVFSIGVMHHDKDTRAVFNAVADMVKPGGRYSVWLYRKNQWWQEWINSALRRTTTQMAPERLESWCRLGAWFGGIPVINKVLNKLVNFSNHPNWENRVCDTFDWYAPAYQYHHTIEELKLWFEQAGFENLKILPPEKSGAFYRWSYKHNLLIGSGVNIQGTKSV; encoded by the coding sequence ATGACGAAAGAAGCATCAACAAAACCATTTCTTTCTCAGATGCTTCTTGAAACATTGAGAAATCCAGAAAATCGTCTCCCACTGGAATTCGACAATAAGCATCAGCTTTTAGTCGATCAGCAAACCAACCAATCTTATCCTGTTGTAACTGGAATCCCACGTTTTGTAGAACAAGAACATCTTTCGAGCTTTGGTCTGCAATGGAATAAGTACGAAGTTGCGCATGCTGATGAAGATCGAGCGACGTTTACAGCCAAAACAGGCTTGCCATTAAGTGAATTAAAAGGACTCAAAATCCTGGATGCTGGCTGTGGAGGAGGCCGCTATAGTAAGGTGGCTGCGGAAGCAGGAGGGATTGTATTTGGTGCAGACCATACAACAGCCGTTGAGAAGGCTGAACAATTATGCAATCATCTTGAAAACGTCCATCTCGTCCAGGCTGATCTCAAGCACCTCCCTTTTGAACCTTCCTCATTTGATTTTGTATTTTCTATAGGCGTTATGCACCATGATAAAGACACGCGTGCTGTATTCAATGCAGTAGCCGATATGGTTAAACCTGGGGGCCGCTACTCTGTTTGGCTCTACCGCAAAAACCAGTGGTGGCAAGAATGGATCAACTCCGCTTTGCGGAGAACAACGACCCAGATGGCTCCTGAAAGACTGGAATCCTGGTGCCGCCTGGGTGCTTGGTTCGGTGGCATTCCGGTTATCAATAAAGTTCTGAATAAACTTGTCAACTTCAGTAACCATCCCAATTGGGAAAATCGAGTTTGTGACACATTTGACTGGTATGCTCCTGCCTATCAATACCACCATACGATTGAAGAGCTCAAATTGTGGTTTGAACAAGCCGGTTTCGAGAATCTAAAAATCCTCCCCCCGGAAAAGTCAGGGGCCTTTTATCGTTGGAGCTACAAGCATAATCTGCTGATTGGCAGTGGAGTGAATATCCAGGGAACAAAATCTGTATGA